Genomic DNA from Gammaproteobacteria bacterium:
AGACATGACACGTGTCTTGGTGTCTAAACGCTCTAGCGCATCCTGCATTGCCAAAGCGTTAATAACGGTTGCCAACATGCCCATGTGGTCAGCCGACACCCGCTCCATCCCTGCCGCAGCAAGACCGGCACCACGAAAGATGTTGCCACCACCAATAACTAGGCCCACTTCAACGCCAGCACGAACAACTTCGGCAACTTCTTCAGCTAGGCGCTTTATTATCTCTGGCTTAATCCCATAGTCTTCGTCTCCCATCAGCGCTTCGCCACTCAGCTTGAGGACGATACGCTTATAAGACGGTGCACTATGGGGTTTGCTCATTAACTTGTTCTCTATTTGCTTTGCGCGATCTGTGCGGCCACTTCATCAGCAAAGTTCTCGACCTTTTTTTCGATACCTTCACCCACTTCAAAACGAACAAATTGCTTAACGCAACTATTACTTTTATCAAGCAGTTTTGCCACTGACAAATCAGGGTCTTTAACAAAAGGCTGACCCAACAAGGTGACTTCAGATAAAAACTTGCGCAGTCGACCGGCAACCATCTTCTCGATAATTTCTGCAGGCTTGCCACTCTCAGCGGCTTGAACTTCAAAAATATCTTTCTCTTTAGCCAGCGCAGATGGATCAACGTTGTCTTCAGATATCGCGATAGGTCGGCTGGCAGCAATGTGCATCGCCACATCTTTGCCCAAGGTTGTATTACCAGGAGCAATATCAACCAGAACGCCTATGCGAACACCGTGCATATAGCCATCGATTTGGCCACCATCACTATCAAAACGATCAAAGCGACGAACAGAGATCTTTTCACCCAACTTGGTAATCATCTCGTTGCGCCGCTCTTCAATGCTCTTATCACCGTCAAACGCCAACTGCACTAATGCATCAACATCAGCAGGCTTATCAGCGATAACGCGCTGAGCAATCAATGTAACAAACTCACCGAATTCATCACCATTGGCAACGAAGTCAGTTTCACAGTTCACTTCAACGATAGCTGCGGTTTTTCCATCATCACTAATTAATTGAACAATGCGGCCTTCGGCAGCGATACGACCCGCTTTTTTGTCTGCTTTAGCTTGGCCTGATTTACGTAATAACTCAACGGCAGCATCAATATCACCACTCGTCTCAGCTAGTGCTTTTTTACATTCCAACATACCTAAGCTAGTACGCTCGCGCAGTTCCTTAACCATCGCAGCAGATACCTTCATAAATCTTTCCTCATACAAAATACTCAATTTTCTCAGCTGGTCATTATGGGGCGTGTTAGACACAACCCCATGACACAAAGGGACACTATATTATTATCACTTTAAGATGCAGCAGGCGTTTCTACTGAGGCTTTTACTGATGTTTCAGCTACTGCGGGCGTTTCCGCTGAAGCCTCTACTGGTGTTGCATCTGCTACTGGTGTTCCTACCGAGGTCTCTGCTGGCGCTTTAGCATCAACTTCTTTCTTTACTGTTTCTTTCGCTTTCTTCTTAACTGTGGTCGGCATCGAGACTGTACCACTAGCGTCAATCTCGACGAATTCATCACCGCTACCACCCTGGTTTTGGGCAAGCGATAAACG
This window encodes:
- a CDS encoding elongation factor Ts, with protein sequence MKVSAAMVKELRERTSLGMLECKKALAETSGDIDAAVELLRKSGQAKADKKAGRIAAEGRIVQLISDDGKTAAIVEVNCETDFVANGDEFGEFVTLIAQRVIADKPADVDALVQLAFDGDKSIEERRNEMITKLGEKISVRRFDRFDSDGGQIDGYMHGVRIGVLVDIAPGNTTLGKDVAMHIAASRPIAISEDNVDPSALAKEKDIFEVQAAESGKPAEIIEKMVAGRLRKFLSEVTLLGQPFVKDPDLSVAKLLDKSNSCVKQFVRFEVGEGIEKKVENFADEVAAQIAQSK